One segment of Xanthocytophaga agilis DNA contains the following:
- a CDS encoding chloramphenicol acetyltransferase, with product MRTELPLDQWNRKEHFQFFSGFDEPFFGIVAELDITHAYQKAKAANASFFLYYLYQTLKIVNAIEEFRYRIAEGKVYCYDTIHASPTISRDDTTFGFGFIEFKDTFESFLPGALTEIEAVRQTSGLCLSDQTGRIDVIHFSAIPWTRFTGLTHARHFAYKDSVPKVSVGKYYTQHGKMLLPVAVNVHHGLMDGYHVGKFLSELQSLFDQ from the coding sequence ATGCGTACCGAATTACCATTGGATCAGTGGAACCGGAAAGAGCATTTTCAGTTTTTTTCGGGGTTTGATGAACCATTTTTTGGAATTGTTGCAGAACTGGATATAACACATGCTTATCAAAAGGCAAAAGCAGCCAATGCATCTTTTTTTCTATATTATTTGTATCAGACGCTAAAGATTGTTAATGCTATAGAAGAATTTCGGTATCGGATAGCTGAAGGAAAAGTATATTGTTATGATACAATTCATGCATCACCTACTATTAGCCGCGATGATACTACGTTTGGCTTTGGTTTTATTGAGTTCAAAGATACATTCGAATCATTTTTGCCAGGAGCTTTAACAGAGATTGAAGCTGTAAGGCAGACTTCCGGATTGTGTCTGAGTGATCAGACAGGGCGTATAGATGTAATTCATTTTTCTGCTATCCCATGGACCCGTTTTACAGGGCTTACACATGCCCGCCATTTTGCTTATAAGGACAGTGTTCCTAAAGTATCTGTAGGAAAATATTATACACAACACGGAAAGATGTTGCTACCTGTTGCTGTGAATGTACACCATGGCTTGATGGATGGATATCACGTTGGAAAATTTCTGTCAGAACTACAAAGTTTGTTTGATCAGTAG
- a CDS encoding protein kinase domain-containing protein, translating into MSSQEQLQTLIRALITNGTLSEVQKSIIYSHAELQGVPPEETERMIQEALQQASQTNTPSATDQSGFITNNPTNSDTTGSSFVDSNSSASQQNVSQSNASQANYSGIQFGAGTGFTDATLLSEQGGMSITQKARLDGRWVVVKRVASTYKYNQTYADLLFKEYFNGRDLEHPHIVNIYGRGEDTEGPFFYMEYIDGQSLRKRIPEGGIKDQRLIRKIAVEILDALSYAHKKQVYHRDLKPENILITNKGDNVKIIDFGLAAADKFDDLSGATFVGTQKYAAPEQSSALNQVDGRTDLYAFGLILLEMFTGSPEPKNLKQLPVGYWRSIIDKCLQSNPSDRYQNAGEILEYINSYSSSVSQPVSSPPVVNQSVTPPPVPVIENRPVHTQPKTPVNRSQANQPVIQGLQKLPNDVLILVLGILSIITCGCGFFVGIIALILASQSHAAYMQNPAAYDPGSRQLVNTGKICAIVGTILGSLIALNWFAEWLF; encoded by the coding sequence ATGTCATCTCAGGAACAACTTCAAACACTGATACGTGCACTAATTACAAACGGCACACTTAGCGAGGTACAGAAAAGTATTATCTACTCTCATGCAGAATTACAAGGTGTACCACCTGAAGAGACAGAACGCATGATTCAGGAGGCGCTACAACAGGCTTCACAGACAAATACTCCATCTGCAACTGATCAATCCGGATTCATTACTAACAATCCCACTAATTCTGATACAACAGGTTCTTCATTTGTAGATTCGAACTCCTCTGCATCTCAGCAAAATGTGTCTCAAAGCAATGCTTCACAGGCTAATTACTCTGGTATACAGTTTGGAGCGGGGACTGGGTTTACAGATGCCACTTTATTAAGTGAGCAAGGAGGAATGAGTATAACACAAAAAGCTCGTCTGGATGGTCGCTGGGTGGTTGTTAAGCGGGTTGCTTCTACATACAAATACAATCAGACCTATGCAGATCTCTTATTTAAAGAATATTTCAACGGACGGGATCTGGAACATCCACATATAGTCAATATTTATGGAAGAGGAGAGGATACAGAAGGGCCATTCTTTTATATGGAATACATTGATGGACAATCTCTGAGAAAGCGTATTCCAGAGGGAGGAATAAAAGATCAGCGATTGATCCGAAAGATTGCTGTTGAAATACTGGATGCCTTAAGTTATGCACATAAGAAACAGGTTTATCACAGAGACCTGAAGCCTGAGAATATTCTGATTACCAATAAAGGAGATAATGTAAAGATTATTGATTTTGGCCTGGCTGCTGCTGACAAGTTTGATGATTTGTCAGGTGCCACCTTTGTGGGTACACAAAAATATGCAGCACCTGAACAATCTTCTGCCTTGAATCAGGTAGATGGACGTACAGACTTATATGCTTTTGGCCTTATTTTACTGGAAATGTTTACAGGTAGTCCGGAACCCAAAAATCTGAAGCAATTACCTGTTGGTTACTGGCGTAGTATTATTGATAAATGTTTGCAGTCCAATCCTTCTGACCGATATCAGAATGCCGGTGAAATTCTGGAATATATAAACAGTTACAGTAGTTCTGTTAGTCAGCCAGTCTCCAGCCCACCAGTGGTAAATCAGTCGGTTACTCCACCTCCGGTTCCTGTAATAGAAAATAGACCTGTACATACCCAGCCTAAAACACCTGTTAACAGGTCCCAAGCCAATCAACCTGTGATTCAGGGATTACAGAAGTTGCCTAATGATGTGTTGATACTGGTATTAGGTATTCTTTCTATTATAACCTGTGGTTGTGGTTTCTTTGTTGGCATTATTGCGTTGATTTTGGCAAGCCAGAGCCATGCTGCTTATATGCAAAATCCGGCAGCCTATGATCCTGGATCACGCCAACTGGTCAATACAGGAAAAATATGTGCTATTGTGGGTACGATCCTGGGATCTTTAATTGCCTTAAACTGGTTTGCCGAATGGTTGTTCTAA
- a CDS encoding patatin-like phospholipase family protein, translated as MLSRVRKIISDIWYFFPVQLLVLHLKKNQWLLLFWAILFGFVLQGVGTLFGLPYLFLDPEYNHQVNFASLLIIGITLGGFTMAFHITCYILDAHRCGFLGNEKDPFRKFSINNSTIPLIFLVTYLVQFVIFQYKENVPVEDLIWESLGLLLGSIITVELLFLYFTSTNKDIFKVLAASAASPLQPKHKVTRVNVMRKKVDTVRRYGMHIESFLDARLRIRPAESQLIDVSAALKVLRQNHLNAFIIQVFVFLIVLGLGIFRDLPGFQIPAGASMLLLFTLATLFVGAISFWLGKWSIPVFILVLFGYNELVKARIIQTDYEAFGLNYKIEKADYSITQLDSLSNAEHYQVDKDSTLAILERWKAKITDLRNRKSLQEEATGKPLLPRKKPKLLFLCVSGGGERAALWTMRVLQAADSSLNGTLIPHTFLITGASGGLVGASYFRELYLRSQTDTTLDLYNHKYLDNIAKDNLNAITFSLVVSDMFFKFQQFHYKNHWYYKDRGYAFEQQLNKNTENVMDKTVMDYQEPERLAKVPMLLFSPTIINDGRKLYISPQHVSYMTEADHVSPRYLIPKLKGVEFLRFFEKQEAHNLRFLSALRMSATFPYITPNVVLPSEPAMEIMDAGLSDNFGISDAIRFVYVFREWIARNTSGVVFLSVRDTPKEHAIEKNEDRSLFNRMFTPISSLYRNWSHLQDINNDNVIEYTREMFPKIPVHQIEVSYATYQNADTTAITTKDSVRRQNYERVSLSWRLTAREKQNLKNAIYDPRNQAALERLKQILK; from the coding sequence ATGTTAAGTCGTGTTCGAAAAATTATATCTGACATCTGGTATTTCTTTCCTGTCCAGCTATTGGTTTTACATCTTAAAAAGAACCAGTGGCTACTTTTATTCTGGGCTATTTTGTTTGGATTTGTACTTCAGGGAGTAGGAACATTATTTGGTTTGCCGTATCTCTTCCTTGATCCGGAATATAATCATCAGGTTAACTTTGCCAGTCTACTTATCATTGGAATTACCCTTGGTGGATTCACTATGGCTTTCCATATCACATGTTATATACTGGATGCCCATCGTTGTGGCTTCCTTGGCAATGAAAAAGATCCGTTTCGTAAATTCAGCATAAATAACAGCACTATCCCTCTCATTTTTCTGGTAACTTATCTGGTTCAGTTTGTTATTTTTCAATATAAAGAAAACGTACCTGTAGAGGATCTTATCTGGGAATCATTAGGGCTACTTTTGGGTAGTATAATTACGGTGGAACTACTGTTTTTATATTTTACCAGTACAAACAAAGATATTTTCAAAGTTCTGGCGGCCAGTGCAGCCTCTCCGCTTCAGCCGAAACATAAAGTAACACGTGTGAATGTTATGCGCAAAAAAGTAGATACTGTGCGCAGATATGGCATGCACATTGAATCTTTTCTGGATGCCCGTTTACGTATCCGTCCAGCAGAAAGTCAGTTGATAGATGTCTCAGCAGCCTTAAAGGTACTTCGTCAGAATCACCTGAATGCATTTATTATTCAGGTCTTTGTTTTTCTCATAGTTCTTGGTTTAGGTATATTTCGTGACCTTCCCGGCTTTCAGATACCTGCAGGTGCCAGTATGCTTTTACTTTTTACACTAGCTACATTATTTGTGGGAGCTATATCCTTCTGGCTGGGAAAGTGGTCTATTCCTGTATTTATCTTAGTTCTGTTTGGTTATAATGAATTGGTTAAAGCTCGAATCATTCAGACCGATTATGAAGCGTTTGGCCTCAATTATAAAATAGAAAAGGCAGATTACTCGATTACTCAACTAGATAGCCTTAGCAATGCAGAACACTATCAGGTAGATAAAGACTCAACACTTGCCATCCTGGAACGCTGGAAAGCGAAGATCACAGATCTGCGAAACAGAAAATCATTACAAGAGGAAGCAACAGGAAAGCCTCTGCTTCCCAGAAAAAAGCCTAAGCTTTTGTTTCTTTGTGTAAGTGGTGGTGGCGAAAGAGCCGCTTTATGGACAATGCGGGTTCTTCAGGCAGCAGACAGTTCACTCAATGGTACACTTATCCCTCATACATTTCTGATTACAGGAGCTTCAGGTGGTTTAGTGGGAGCCAGCTATTTTCGGGAATTATATCTGCGTAGCCAGACTGATACTACATTGGATTTGTACAATCATAAATACCTGGACAATATAGCAAAAGATAACCTCAATGCTATTACATTTTCTCTGGTAGTAAGTGATATGTTTTTCAAATTTCAACAGTTTCACTATAAGAATCACTGGTATTACAAAGATCGGGGTTATGCCTTTGAGCAACAACTCAATAAGAATACTGAAAATGTTATGGATAAAACAGTCATGGATTATCAGGAACCTGAACGACTAGCTAAGGTACCCATGTTGCTTTTTTCCCCAACTATTATTAACGATGGCAGAAAACTCTATATATCACCTCAACATGTCTCTTACATGACGGAGGCAGATCATGTGTCGCCTCGTTATCTGATTCCTAAATTAAAGGGAGTTGAATTTTTACGATTTTTTGAAAAACAGGAGGCACATAATCTTCGTTTCCTAAGCGCATTACGAATGAGTGCTACCTTCCCTTACATTACACCCAATGTAGTGCTTCCCAGCGAACCTGCTATGGAAATAATGGATGCTGGATTATCTGATAATTTTGGCATATCAGATGCTATACGCTTTGTATATGTATTCAGAGAATGGATTGCCAGGAATACATCCGGAGTTGTTTTTCTTTCAGTTCGCGATACACCCAAAGAACATGCAATTGAAAAAAACGAGGATCGCTCACTATTTAACAGGATGTTTACACCTATCAGTAGCCTTTATCGCAACTGGTCACATCTTCAGGATATCAACAATGACAATGTAATTGAATATACACGGGAGATGTTTCCCAAAATTCCCGTACATCAGATTGAGGTCAGCTATGCGACTTACCAAAATGCGGATACAACAGCAATTACGACCAAAGACAGTGTTCGACGTCAGAATTATGAACGGGTATCTTTAAGCTGGCGCCTGACTGCCCGGGAGAAGCAAAATCTCAAAAATGCTATTTATGATCCCCGCAATCAGGCAGCCCTGGAACGCCTGAAGCAAATTCTTAAATAG
- the lepA gene encoding translation elongation factor 4: MENIRNFCIIAHIDHGKSTLADRLLEFTQTVSKREMQAQLLDDMDLERERGITIKSHAIQMNYVYQGKPYVFNLIDTPGHVDFSYEVSRSIAACEGALLLVDASQGIEAQTISNFFLAWGNNLTIIPVLNKVDLPGAMVEEVKDEVVDLVGCDRDDIIHASGKEGIGIEDILNAVVERIPAPKGDPNGPLQALIFDSVFNSFRGIEVIFRIKNGTLRKGDKVKFMATGKEYNADEIGILRLDKEPRDVVHTGDVGYLISGIKQAKEVKVGDTITHVERPAAEAIKGFEDVKPMVFAGIYPVETSEYEDLRDAMEKLQLNDASLVWEPETSAALGFGFRCGFLGMLHMEIVQERLEREFDMTVITTVPSVQFTCYMTKGDPITIHAPADMPDPNNIDHIEEPFIKAQIITKTEYVGPVIALCMDKRGIIKNQNYITAERVEMTFEIPLSEVVFDFFDRLKTISRGYASLDYELIGYRESTMVKLDIMLNGDKVDALSAIVHRDKAYEWGKRLCEKLRELLPRQMFEIAIQAAIGQKIIARETIKALRKNVLAKCYGGDISRKRKLLEKQKKGKKRMRQVGNVEIPQEAFMAVLKLES, translated from the coding sequence ATGGAGAACATCCGTAATTTTTGCATTATTGCTCATATTGATCATGGTAAAAGCACCTTAGCAGATCGACTGCTGGAATTTACCCAGACAGTTTCTAAAAGGGAGATGCAGGCTCAGCTGTTGGATGATATGGATCTGGAACGAGAGAGAGGTATTACCATTAAGAGCCATGCTATTCAGATGAATTATGTATATCAGGGAAAACCGTATGTTTTTAACCTGATCGATACACCTGGACACGTAGACTTCTCCTATGAGGTATCCCGTTCCATTGCTGCCTGTGAAGGGGCTTTGTTGCTGGTAGATGCATCACAGGGTATTGAGGCGCAGACAATCTCCAACTTCTTTCTGGCATGGGGAAACAACCTGACTATTATTCCGGTATTGAATAAAGTAGATTTGCCTGGTGCAATGGTTGAGGAGGTAAAAGATGAGGTGGTGGATTTGGTAGGATGCGACCGGGATGATATTATTCATGCCAGTGGGAAAGAAGGAATTGGTATTGAAGATATTCTCAATGCTGTAGTAGAACGTATTCCTGCTCCAAAAGGAGATCCGAATGGTCCTCTGCAAGCCTTGATCTTTGACTCTGTATTTAACTCCTTCCGTGGAATCGAGGTTATTTTCCGGATTAAAAATGGTACACTACGCAAAGGAGATAAAGTGAAGTTTATGGCGACAGGTAAAGAATACAATGCTGATGAAATTGGTATTCTGCGTCTGGATAAAGAGCCACGTGATGTTGTACATACAGGAGATGTAGGTTATCTGATTTCTGGTATCAAGCAGGCTAAAGAAGTAAAAGTAGGGGATACCATTACACATGTGGAACGTCCCGCAGCAGAAGCGATCAAAGGATTTGAAGATGTGAAGCCCATGGTATTTGCAGGTATCTATCCAGTAGAAACTTCTGAGTACGAAGATTTGCGTGATGCCATGGAAAAGCTTCAGTTGAATGATGCTTCACTGGTTTGGGAGCCTGAAACCTCTGCTGCGTTAGGATTTGGTTTCCGTTGCGGATTTTTGGGAATGCTCCATATGGAGATTGTACAGGAACGTTTGGAACGGGAGTTTGACATGACTGTAATCACAACGGTGCCTTCTGTACAGTTTACCTGTTACATGACCAAAGGAGATCCGATTACAATTCATGCTCCTGCTGATATGCCAGACCCCAACAATATTGATCATATCGAAGAGCCTTTCATCAAAGCACAAATTATTACCAAAACTGAATATGTAGGTCCGGTAATTGCTCTTTGTATGGACAAAAGAGGGATTATCAAAAATCAAAACTATATTACAGCTGAACGAGTGGAGATGACATTTGAAATTCCACTATCAGAGGTAGTATTTGACTTTTTTGATCGTCTGAAGACAATTTCCCGTGGATATGCTTCTCTGGATTACGAACTAATCGGATACAGAGAATCTACTATGGTGAAACTGGATATCATGCTGAATGGTGATAAAGTAGATGCTTTGTCTGCTATCGTACATAGAGACAAAGCCTATGAGTGGGGGAAACGCCTGTGTGAAAAACTTCGGGAGCTATTACCTCGTCAAATGTTTGAAATTGCGATTCAGGCTGCTATCGGACAAAAGATCATTGCTCGTGAAACGATTAAAGCTCTTCGTAAAAACGTATTGGCTAAGTGTTATGGTGGTGATATCAGCCGGAAACGGAAACTATTGGAAAAGCAGAAAAAAGGTAAAAAGCGGATGCGCCAGGTTGGTAACGTAGAGATTCCTCAAGAAGCGTTTATGGCAGTACTTAAACTGGAATCATAA
- a CDS encoding DUF3098 domain-containing protein produces the protein MDNKNKLAFGKQNYLIMLVGIALITIGFIVMSMDKEPFGFGALGLTIGPLIVLSGFVVEFFAILRKPK, from the coding sequence ATGGACAACAAAAATAAACTGGCATTTGGCAAGCAAAACTACCTGATCATGTTAGTAGGTATCGCCTTGATTACTATTGGCTTTATTGTAATGTCAATGGATAAAGAGCCTTTTGGTTTTGGTGCACTGGGACTGACAATCGGACCATTGATTGTATTAAGTGGATTTGTTGTTGAGTTTTTTGCGATTTTGCGTAAGCCAAAATAA
- a CDS encoding undecaprenyl-diphosphate phosphatase, whose translation MNILHAIILAIVEGLTEFLPVSSTGHMIITAALLGIPPGDFTKVFIVAIQFGAILSVVVLYFKRFFKGLDFYFKLFAAFLPTAILGFLLKSTVDKWLESVTIVAVTLLVGGIILLFVDKWFAKNEQHSPDEDTISYPTALLIGLFQSLAMVPGVSRSAATIIGGLTQKLTRQTAAEFSFFLAVPTMFAATAKSLWDDRELFMAQSDNWGILVIGNIVAFIVAMAAIRFFIGFLTKYGFKAFGYYRIIVGAILLILIIMGIDLKIVD comes from the coding sequence ATGAATATTTTGCACGCTATTATCTTAGCTATAGTTGAAGGCTTAACCGAGTTTCTGCCTGTATCATCTACAGGGCACATGATCATAACAGCAGCCTTACTAGGTATTCCTCCAGGAGATTTTACAAAAGTTTTTATTGTAGCTATTCAGTTTGGTGCAATTTTGTCTGTCGTGGTACTATACTTTAAGCGATTCTTTAAGGGTCTTGACTTTTACTTTAAGCTTTTTGCTGCATTCCTACCTACTGCTATTCTTGGATTTTTATTGAAGTCTACTGTAGATAAGTGGTTGGAAAGTGTGACTATAGTAGCGGTTACGTTGTTAGTGGGAGGAATTATTCTCCTGTTTGTTGATAAATGGTTTGCAAAGAATGAACAACATTCTCCTGATGAAGATACGATCAGTTATCCTACTGCCTTATTGATAGGTCTGTTTCAATCTCTGGCAATGGTTCCTGGAGTTAGCCGTTCGGCTGCTACTATCATTGGAGGGCTTACGCAAAAACTAACCCGGCAAACGGCTGCTGAGTTTTCGTTCTTCCTGGCTGTACCTACTATGTTTGCTGCTACTGCAAAAAGTCTGTGGGATGATCGCGAACTTTTTATGGCACAAAGTGATAACTGGGGAATTTTAGTAATTGGTAATATAGTTGCTTTTATAGTTGCTATGGCTGCTATTCGGTTTTTTATTGGCTTCCTGACCAAGTATGGTTTTAAGGCATTTGGATACTATAGAATTATCGTAGGCGCTATTCTATTGATTCTTATTATTATGGGAATCGATCTTAAAATAGTTGATTAA
- a CDS encoding HAD family hydrolase, which translates to MKKIKVIAFDADDTLWVNEPIFTKTQKEFKTLLEPYLTGDEIDTKLYNAEIRNLRLFGYGVKGFMLSMIETAIELTQGKITGSEIQRIIDLGKEMIEHPIEVLPNVEETIKLLQDQYELMVITKGDLFDQESKIARSGLGIYFSKVEIVSEKNEQSYLNIIRKNNIIADEFIMIGNSLKSDILPVCKIGAHAVHIPFHVTWAHELVETHQIEGVAYQELADISLLPELLNQFLIV; encoded by the coding sequence ATGAAAAAGATAAAAGTAATTGCATTTGATGCCGATGATACATTATGGGTGAATGAGCCTATTTTTACAAAAACACAGAAGGAGTTTAAAACACTGTTAGAGCCCTATCTAACGGGGGATGAAATTGATACAAAGCTGTATAATGCAGAAATTCGGAATCTACGGCTTTTTGGATATGGAGTGAAAGGCTTTATGCTTTCAATGATTGAAACTGCTATAGAATTAACTCAGGGAAAAATAACCGGAAGTGAAATTCAACGGATTATTGATTTGGGAAAGGAGATGATTGAACACCCAATTGAGGTATTGCCTAATGTAGAAGAAACCATTAAACTTTTGCAGGACCAATATGAGCTAATGGTGATTACAAAAGGAGATTTGTTTGACCAGGAAAGTAAAATTGCCCGTTCAGGGCTTGGTATTTACTTTAGTAAGGTAGAGATAGTTAGTGAGAAAAATGAACAATCTTATCTGAATATCATCCGTAAGAACAATATCATAGCCGATGAGTTTATAATGATTGGCAATTCTCTCAAGTCCGATATCTTGCCTGTGTGCAAAATAGGAGCACATGCAGTACATATTCCTTTTCATGTAACGTGGGCGCATGAGTTAGTAGAAACTCATCAGATTGAAGGTGTTGCATATCAGGAGCTGGCAGACATCAGTTTGCTACCAGAATTGCTGAACCAGTTTCTGATTGTGTAA
- a CDS encoding GH92 family glycosyl hydrolase: protein MIHCITRKIAVLLLTLLPFLTLQAQNKFLPYVNPLTGTSGSTTLSTQKHAEGTEPLANTIPAVTLPFAMTQWTPQTQYTEKKCLPPYYYKDTMFSGIRGTHWLSGSCVQDYGTFTIMPITGHLKTTRYETSFSHQQEITTPAYYSVELPDYQIRTEVTPTKRSAIIQFTAQKDDSLYILITPNSDYNKGFIHVNASQQEVTGYNPAHRIYQGWGEPAGFSGYFAVKVEQAFSTKGTYSNTQLFSSDSLSHRPDIGAYIGFKVTKGMVIRLKVGTSFTSIEGARANLQEEITDWNFEAIRKKAEVAWEQALGKIVVETRNENDKRIFYTALYHAFQHPRLFSDADGKYPQFAGNYQIKQLAKGNYYDDFSMWDIYRAQLPLLEIIDTDLVNDLVNSLILKSQQGNWLPNFPCWNSYTSAMVGDHASAFIASAYIKGIRGYNVEEAYKAMRKNAYEIPDQVALKDGRGRRSLGSYLNHGYYPMEDTIPYAFHKNEQVSRTLEYAFDDYCVAQLAKGLQKNSDYRDLIRRSANYRNVFDPSLQLVNGRYADGSWMKNYNPDKKLLFITEGTPRQYSFYVPHDINGLIKLIGGTTKFEAALDDLFQKNEYWHGNEPGQQIPFLYIYTDAPYKTQYWVNHILKEEYANGPGGLSGNDDSGQVSAWYVLASMGLYPINPASDEYAITSPLFSKVTLHLPNQKTFSISAKRTNEKAIYVQEISLNGKLFNSYILKHNDLMQGGNMSFILTEQKH, encoded by the coding sequence ATGATACATTGTATTACAAGAAAAATAGCAGTTCTGTTACTTACCCTACTACCTTTTCTCACGCTTCAGGCACAAAATAAGTTCCTGCCCTATGTTAATCCATTAACAGGTACTTCAGGAAGTACCACTCTGTCAACACAAAAACATGCAGAAGGCACAGAACCACTAGCCAACACTATACCTGCCGTTACGCTTCCCTTTGCAATGACTCAATGGACCCCGCAGACACAATACACAGAAAAAAAATGTCTTCCCCCCTATTATTATAAAGACACTATGTTTAGTGGCATCAGAGGTACTCACTGGCTCAGCGGAAGTTGCGTTCAGGATTATGGAACATTTACTATCATGCCCATTACAGGCCATTTAAAAACGACCCGTTATGAAACATCATTTTCTCATCAACAAGAAATTACTACTCCTGCTTATTATAGTGTAGAATTGCCAGACTATCAGATCAGGACAGAAGTCACTCCAACCAAACGAAGTGCCATAATACAGTTTACAGCACAGAAGGACGATAGCCTGTATATACTCATAACACCTAATAGCGACTACAACAAAGGATTTATCCATGTCAATGCATCTCAGCAGGAAGTGACAGGCTACAACCCTGCTCATCGGATTTATCAGGGCTGGGGAGAACCCGCAGGGTTCAGTGGATACTTTGCAGTCAAAGTTGAACAGGCATTTTCCACCAAGGGAACTTACAGTAATACACAACTATTTTCTTCTGATAGCCTTTCTCATAGACCAGATATCGGTGCATACATTGGTTTTAAAGTAACGAAAGGGATGGTCATCCGGCTTAAGGTAGGGACCTCTTTTACCAGTATCGAAGGTGCCAGAGCTAATCTGCAAGAGGAAATCACAGACTGGAACTTTGAAGCAATTCGTAAGAAAGCAGAAGTAGCATGGGAACAAGCCTTAGGTAAAATTGTTGTAGAAACCCGCAATGAAAATGATAAAAGAATATTCTATACAGCACTCTATCATGCATTTCAGCATCCCCGCCTGTTTAGTGATGCAGACGGTAAATATCCTCAGTTTGCAGGAAATTATCAGATAAAACAACTTGCCAAAGGCAATTATTACGATGATTTTTCAATGTGGGATATTTACAGAGCTCAGCTCCCTCTTTTGGAAATTATTGATACTGACCTGGTAAATGATCTGGTAAATTCTCTTATCCTGAAAAGTCAGCAAGGCAACTGGCTACCAAACTTCCCCTGCTGGAATAGTTATACTTCTGCGATGGTTGGTGATCACGCTTCTGCATTTATTGCTTCTGCCTATATAAAAGGCATCAGAGGTTACAATGTTGAGGAGGCCTACAAAGCAATGCGTAAAAATGCGTATGAGATTCCGGATCAGGTGGCGCTGAAAGATGGACGAGGCAGACGTTCTCTAGGTTCATACCTCAACCATGGTTACTATCCAATGGAAGATACTATACCCTATGCCTTTCATAAAAATGAACAAGTTTCCCGAACACTGGAATATGCCTTTGATGACTATTGTGTGGCACAACTGGCCAAAGGCTTACAAAAAAATAGTGATTACCGCGATTTGATACGAAGGTCTGCCAATTACAGAAATGTATTTGATCCTTCGTTACAACTTGTTAATGGCAGATATGCAGATGGAAGTTGGATGAAAAACTATAATCCCGATAAGAAATTACTATTTATTACAGAAGGTACACCTCGTCAATATAGCTTCTATGTACCTCATGATATCAATGGCCTGATTAAGCTTATAGGAGGGACTACTAAATTTGAAGCAGCTCTTGATGATCTTTTCCAGAAGAATGAGTATTGGCACGGAAATGAACCGGGTCAGCAAATCCCTTTCTTATATATTTATACAGATGCTCCCTATAAGACTCAATACTGGGTTAATCATATTTTGAAAGAGGAATATGCGAATGGTCCGGGTGGCTTGAGTGGCAATGATGATTCCGGACAAGTAAGTGCCTGGTATGTACTGGCGTCAATGGGATTATACCCTATTAATCCAGCCTCCGACGAATATGCGATTACATCACCACTATTCAGTAAAGTAACGCTGCATCTTCCTAATCAGAAAACATTTTCTATAAGTGCAAAGAGAACAAATGAAAAGGCTATTTATGTTCAGGAAATATCACTTAATGGTAAACTATTTAATAGTTATATTCTAAAACACAATGATCTGATGCAAGGTGGTAATATGTCATTTATTCTAACCGAACAAAAGCATTAA